A section of the Anabaena cylindrica PCC 7122 genome encodes:
- a CDS encoding XisI protein produces MDKLIKYREIVQKLLREYAEIGNSNQDVETQIVFDTEHNHYQLMNVGWKNDRRIYGCFLHIDIKDGKVWLQHNGTEYEIGEELANLGIPKQDIVIGFHSPFKRQFTDYAVG; encoded by the coding sequence ATGGATAAATTAATAAAATATCGAGAAATTGTACAAAAACTGTTGCGTGAGTATGCTGAAATAGGGAATTCTAATCAAGATGTTGAAACTCAGATAGTATTTGATACTGAACATAACCATTATCAATTGATGAATGTGGGTTGGAAAAATGACCGTCGTATTTATGGCTGTTTTTTACATATTGATATTAAAGATGGTAAAGTTTGGTTACAACATAACGGTACAGAATATGAAATTGGAGAAGAATTAGCAAATTTAGGAATTCCTAAACAAGATATTGTGATTGGATTCCATTCACCTTTTAAGCGTCAATTTACTGATTATGCAGTTGGTTAG
- a CDS encoding element excision factor XisH family protein — MPARDLFHDTVKRALVADGWIITHDPLPVSFELGDMYIDLGAEKIFAAERGEEKIAVEVKSFVRTSAISEFHTALGQFINYRLALSEQEPERILYLAVPIDAYSSFFTIRLVQNIIHIHQLKLIVYHTKTEEIVQWIN; from the coding sequence ATGCCAGCAAGAGATTTATTTCATGATACGGTTAAACGAGCCTTAGTAGCTGATGGATGGATAATCACTCATGATCCACTTCCTGTGAGTTTTGAGTTGGGAGATATGTATATTGATTTGGGTGCAGAAAAGATTTTTGCAGCAGAAAGAGGTGAAGAAAAAATTGCGGTTGAAGTTAAAAGCTTTGTGCGAACATCAGCAATTTCTGAATTTCATACAGCATTAGGACAGTTTATTAATTATCGCTTGGCTTTATCGGAACAAGAGCCGGAACGTATACTATATTTAGCTGTACCTATTGATGCTTACAGTTCATTTTTTACGATTCGACTGGTACAAAATATCATCCATATTCATCAACTTAAATTAATAGTTTATCATACAAAAACAGAGGAAATTGTGCAATGGATAAATTAA
- the lysS gene encoding lysine--tRNA ligase: MFWADKIAADAQGYQVVNDSKTPSGRVHVGSLRGVVIHDVIYRALKHAGKPVKFLYGVDDYDALDTVPKYLDQEKFAPYLGFPLCNVPSPEDTASDYAKYFIGEFFEVFEYLGIKPETYFLRDLYRTGKLNSYIDTFLKNAHLVREAYKEVSKADRPNNWYPFQVVCENCGKIATTVTTDYNGSEVFYTCKPDATDYVKGCGHSGWVSPFDGNGKLPWKVEWVAKWDVLGVTIEMAGKDHSQKGGSRDVANAISRKVLQKQPPFHSPYEFILVNGTKMSSSKGVGSSAKEIAALLPPELLRFLMLRTQPRSVINFAPNYETVTRLFRDYDTLINKYPNAAELTEELMPLFYAQLGDEVKTFQPFDFSTLISLLQVPRLNIQEEVKQRSQKPLNEYDQQIVNQRIAAAQLWLQDYADEEEKLVLYLEQVPDKANELNEEQVAYLQRLVENLQNISNWEAEELQTLIFSTTKELQIQQANAFKALYLSFLNKERGPKAGGLLSYLEKSFVISRLQDVVTLNTGKEKTEAS; the protein is encoded by the coding sequence ATGTTTTGGGCTGATAAAATCGCTGCTGATGCACAAGGCTACCAGGTAGTTAATGATTCCAAGACTCCTTCAGGTAGAGTACACGTAGGGTCTTTGCGGGGTGTGGTTATCCATGACGTTATTTACCGTGCCTTGAAACACGCAGGTAAGCCCGTGAAATTCTTGTACGGTGTGGATGATTATGACGCATTGGATACTGTTCCTAAATATTTAGACCAAGAAAAGTTTGCGCCTTATCTTGGTTTTCCGTTGTGTAATGTTCCATCTCCAGAAGATACAGCTAGTGATTACGCTAAGTATTTCATTGGCGAATTTTTTGAGGTTTTTGAGTATTTAGGAATTAAACCAGAGACTTATTTTTTACGGGATTTATATCGCACTGGAAAACTAAATTCCTATATCGACACTTTCTTGAAAAATGCTCACCTCGTCAGAGAAGCATATAAAGAGGTAAGTAAAGCAGACCGTCCCAATAATTGGTATCCTTTTCAAGTTGTTTGTGAAAATTGCGGCAAAATTGCCACAACTGTAACTACAGATTACAACGGTTCAGAAGTTTTTTACACTTGTAAACCAGACGCAACTGATTATGTAAAAGGTTGTGGTCATTCGGGTTGGGTTTCTCCTTTTGATGGTAATGGTAAATTACCTTGGAAAGTTGAATGGGTTGCTAAGTGGGATGTATTGGGTGTAACTATCGAAATGGCAGGTAAAGACCACTCTCAAAAAGGTGGTTCTAGAGATGTGGCAAATGCTATTTCTCGTAAGGTTTTACAAAAGCAACCTCCTTTCCATTCTCCCTATGAATTTATTCTTGTGAATGGCACAAAAATGAGTTCTTCTAAAGGAGTTGGTTCTAGTGCAAAGGAAATTGCGGCTTTACTTCCTCCTGAGTTATTGCGCTTTTTGATGTTGCGGACTCAACCAAGGTCAGTCATCAATTTTGCACCTAATTATGAAACAGTTACTCGTTTATTCAGAGACTATGATACTTTAATAAATAAGTATCCCAATGCTGCTGAATTAACTGAGGAATTAATGCCGTTATTTTACGCGCAATTAGGAGACGAAGTTAAAACTTTCCAACCTTTCGATTTTAGTACGCTGATTTCTTTGTTGCAAGTTCCTCGTTTGAATATTCAAGAAGAGGTTAAACAACGTAGTCAAAAGCCTTTAAATGAGTATGATCAGCAGATTGTTAATCAAAGAATTGCTGCTGCTCAATTGTGGTTACAAGACTATGCAGATGAGGAAGAAAAGTTAGTTCTCTATTTGGAACAAGTACCAGATAAAGCCAATGAGTTAAATGAGGAACAGGTTGCTTATTTGCAAAGATTGGTAGAGAATTTGCAGAATATTTCTAACTGGGAAGCTGAGGAATTACAAACTTTGATTTTCTCAACTACTAAGGAGTTGCAGATTCAACAAGCTAATGCTTTTAAGGCTTTGTATCTATCGTTTTTAAATAAAGAACGGGGTCCAAAAGCCGGAGGTTTGTTGTCTTATTTAGAGAAGTCTTTTGTGATTTCGAGGTTGCAAGATGTTGTAACTTTGAATACAGGTAAAGAAAAAACTGAAGCTTCTTAA